The Henckelia pumila isolate YLH828 chromosome 2, ASM3356847v2, whole genome shotgun sequence genome includes a window with the following:
- the LOC140885118 gene encoding acetyl-CoA carboxylase 1-like, whose protein sequence is MVPEVEEFCHALQGKRVIHSILIANNGMAAVKFIRSVRSWAYETFGTDKAVFLVAMATPEDMKMNAEHVRAADQFVSVPGGTNNNNYANVHLIVQIAEMMRVDAVWPGWGHASENPELPNALEEKGIIFLGPPASSMSALGDKIGSSLIAQAAQIPTVPWSGSHVKIPPGSSLVTIPDAIYQKACVHTEEEAIAGCRNVGYPAMIKASWGGGGKGIRKVHNDGEVKASFKQIQDEVPGSPIFIMKVATQNRHLEVQLLCDEYGNVAALHSRDCSVQRRHQKIIEEGPITVAPEETVKELEQAARRLAKSVNYVGAATVEYLYSMETGEYYFLELNPRLQVEHPVTEWIAQVNLPAAQVAIGMGIPLWKIPEIRRFYGKENGGEYNSWRKTAIVSTPFDFDQVESIRPKGHCVAVRVTSEDPDDAFKPTTGIIQGLSFKSNPNVWAYFSVKPGGGIHEFSDSQFGHIFSFGESRAMAIADMVLGLKEIQIRGEICTNVDYIVDLLQTSDYKENKIHTGWLDNRIAMRVRAERLPWYIFVAGGALYKASASSAAAVSEYIDYLEKGQIPPKDISVVNHQVSLNIEGIEYSINMVRKGPGSYRLRMNDSEIEAEVHTLTDESLLMQVDGHTHIIYAEERVAGTRLLIDGSACLVQNDHDPSKLLAETPCKLLRYLVENGSHVNAETPYAEVEVMKMCMPLVSPASGNIQFKKSEGQVIRAGELIARLELDDPSAVRTVKRFHGSFPVLRPPTGISGKLHQQFAASLNAARMVLAGYEHNINEVVENLISCLENPELAFLQWQECFSALANRLPKDLRYELESKLLDCKFSKEQNVDFPAKVLHEILEDHLNSCLYREKGALERVVEPLVSLVKSYEGGGKSHTSLIVQDLFEEYLSVEELFGDDIQLDVSEHLRHLHKKDLRKVVDLVLSHQGIRNKNRLILSLLERLVCYNPTVYRDQLIRLSALNNVNYYELAIKSNKLLGQIKRSEIRASIARSLSESETSSEDGVNVDKLKCKGSITEQMEAFVNAPLSVEDAIFDLFAHTDDTLQQRAVEIYIRRLYQPFFVRGSMRMKGLNSGLIASWEFLEKHGKRKNGCEDEVLDESFVGKHCGRKCAAMVVIKSLEFFPTMLTAALSEVTNNLKALLPLGSYHPTICGNILHIALLGTNNQMSLLHQSYEVQAQDIIKKLTKILKEGEISSCLQDAGVRVISSIIQIDDVQGVMRHSFHWSAEKLEYVEEPILSHPDPLLSSYLELDKLRGFGTLHYTPSQDKLWHLYTARDKRLPIRRMFLRGLVRQPLSAEDQDGIIQSLPTLSSTSRSILRSLTSAIDALQLSFLDSSARSDHAQIYLCILPEQKMDDVLPDHKREQMTGLQEEPAVEKILDEMAHEINASIGFKMYSLGVCEWEVKLWISSEGEANGAWRVVVKDITGHASIVHIYREVKDSNNKNMVYYSTSGRGPLHCLPVNAQYKPLGMLDQKRLVARKYGTTYCYDFPLAFEVALDKLWIQHPGIKKPTDKAILRVTEFIFADRDAVWCSPLVSVERKPGVNDIGLVAWRMEMSTPEFPSGRTIIVISNDVNFKSGSFGPEENAFFTAVSNFACSNKLPLIYLAATSGSRIALEDEVKACFRVGWFNESNPQDGFEYVYLTPEDYSRIGSHVISHELKLPNGEIRWVIDTILGKVDSDAIMKEGDLVLDIINGTGAIARAYLKAYKETFTLTYVTGTTVGIGAYLARFGIRCIQRHDQPILLTGFSALNKLLKREVYSSNMQIGGPNIMATNGVVHLTVSDDVEGISAILKWLSFLPPYSGGPLPSLTSPDPPERPVEYIPETSCDPYSAIRGTMDANGKWLGGIFDKDSFIETQEGWARTVVTGRGKLGGIPVGIIAAETRTQMLVIPADPGQPDSSERVVPQAGQLWHPDSSTKAAQAVLDFNQEGLPLFMLANWRGFSGGQKDLFEGILQTGSEIVGNLRNYRQPIFIYIPIMGELRGGSWVVVDRNVNPDHVESYAEVTAKGNILEPEGMIEIKFRTRDLLECMGRLDHKLLNLKLKCLEDGSSGTRETTEDLQKQIKSRENQLLPVYTDVALKFADLHDTAATLANVGAIREVVEWTNSRYYFYNRLRRRTCENDMIKNVMDAAGNHLQYKSAREMIKSWFLNSKIVNNKDGASWKDDEAFFSWKDDSRNYEGKLHDLRVQKLLLQLLDISNSPQDLSVLPQSLDAFLEKVDPLIRDHLVDKLKVGSK, encoded by the exons ATGGTGCCCGAGGTGGAAGAGTTCTGCCATGCCTTACAAGGGAAGAGGGTGATTCACAGTATTTTGATCGCTAACAATGGAATGGCAGCCGTCAAGTTTATACGTAGCGTCAGGTCGTGGGCTTACGAGACGTTCGGAACCGACAAGGCCGTGTTTTTGGTGGCAATGGCAACCCCAGAGGACATGAAAATGAATGCAGAACATGTTAGGGCAGCTGATCAATTTGTATCAGTACCTGGTGGTactaacaacaacaactatgCCAACGTGCACCTCATCGTCCAG ATAGCGGAGATGATGCGAGTCGACGCGGTTTGGCCCGGTTGGGGTCATGCATCGGAAAACCCAGAGCTACCTAATGCTCTAGAGGAAAAAGGGATCATATTCTTAGGGCCACCAGCTTCATCAATGTCTGCACTGGGTGATAAAATTGGATCTTCACTGATTGCACAAGCTGCTCAAATCCCTACTGTTCCTTGGAGTGGTTCTCAT GTAAAAATTCCCCCAGGAAGTAGTTTGGTTACAATCCCAGATGCTATCTATCAGAAAGCATGTGTTCATACGGAGGAAGAAGCCATCGCCGGCTGCCGGAATGTGGGCTATCCTGCTATGATCAAGGCCTCTTGGGGCGGCGGCGGCAAAGGCATAAGAAAG GTCCATAACGATGGGGAAGTGAAAGCTTCATTCAAGCAAATACAAGACGAAGTCCCTGGCTCTCCCATTTTCATAATGAAGGTTGCCACCCAG AACCGACACTTGGAAGTGCAGTTGCTTTGTGACGAATATGGAAACGTCGCAGCACTGCACAGCCGTGACTGCAGTGTTCAAAGGAGGCACCAAAAG attatcgaagagGGGCCGATAACGGTAGCACCGGAGGAGACGGTGAAAGAGCTGGAGCAGGCTGCAAGAAGGTTGGCCAAAAGCGTGAATTACGTGGGAGCCGCAACGGTCGAATATTTATATAGCATGGAAACCGGTGAATATTATTTCTTGGAGTTGAATCCACGCCTTCAG GTGGAGCACCCTGTGACGGAATGGATTGCTCAAGTGAATCTGCCGGCGGCGCAGGTTGCCATTGGGATGGGTATCCCTCTCTGGAAAATTCCAG AGATTCGGCGATTTTATGGAAAGGAAAATGGAGGAGAATACAATTCATGGAGGAAGACTGCGATTGTTTCCACTCCATTTGATTTTGACCAAGTGGAGTCTATCAGGCCTAAAGGTCATTGTGTAGCTGTTCGTGTCACGAGCGAGGATCCTGATGATGCTTTTAAGCCCACAACTGGTATAATTCAG GGTCTGAGTTTCAAAAGCAATCCAAATGTGTGGGCATACTTTTCTGTGAAG CCTGGTGGAGGCATTCATGAATTTTCAGATTCCCAATTTG GGCACATCTTTTCTTTTGGGGAGTCTAGAGCAATGGCCATTGCCGACATGGTTCTTGGGTTGAAAGAAATTCAAATAAGAGGAGAAATATGTACAAATGTTGACTACATTGTTGATCTTTTACAG ACTTCAGATTATAAGGAAAATAAAATACATACAGGATGGCTAGATAACAGAATTGCAATGAGGGTCAGAGCAGAAAGGCTCCCTTGGTATATTTTTGTGGCTGGTGGAGCACTTTAT AAAGCCTCTGCTAGTAGTGCTGCTGCGGTTTCCGAATACATTGATTATCTTGAAAAAGGACAGATTCCACCAAAG GATATCTCAGTGGTGAATCATCAAGTTTCTTTAAATATAGAAGGAATTGAATATTCT ATAAATATGGTGAGGAAAGGTCCTGGAAGCTACCGATTGAGGATGAATGATTCGGAAATTGAAGCAGAAGTACATACTCTTACTGATGAAAGTCTATTAATGCAG GTTGATGGACATACTCATATCATATATGCAGAGGAAAGAGTGGCTGGAACACGCCTTCTTATTGATGGGAGCGCTTGTTTGGTTCAG AATGATCACGATCCATCCAAATTATTGGCGGAGACACCATGCAAGCTACTTAGGTATCTGGTTGAAAATGGTAGCCATGTTAATGCTGAAACACCTTATGCAGAGGTTGAAGTAATGAAGATGTGTATGCCTCTTGTTTCTCCTGCTTCTGGAAATATCCAATTTAAGAAGTCTGAAGGTCAAGTAATTCGG GCTGGTGAGCTTATAGCAAGACTTGAATTAGATGACCCATCAGCTGTAAGGACAGTAAAACGGTTCCATGGTAGCTTTCCTGTTCTGAGACCACCAACTGGTATATCTGGTAAACTTCATCAACAATTTGCAGCAAGTTTGAACGCAGCCCGTATGGTCCTTGCTGGATATGAGCATAACATCAATGAA GTTGTTGAAAACTTGATTAGTTGTCTGGAAAATCCCGAGCTAGCTTTTCTCCAGTGGCAAGAATGCTTCTCTGCATTGGCAAATAGACTACCCAAGGACCTTAGATACGAG TTAGAATCAAAACTCTTGGATTGTAAATTCTCCAAGGAGCAAAATGTTGACTTTCCTGCAAAAGTTTTGCATGAAATTCTGGAG GACCATTTAAACTCCTGCCTTTATAGAGAGAAAGGGGCCCTAGAACGAGTAGTTGAGCCTTTAGTGAGTCTTGTCAAGTCTTATGAGGGAGGAGGGAAGAGCCACACTTCTCTCATAGTTCAGGACCTGTTTGAAGAGTATTTATCGGTCGAAGAACTCTTTGGTGATGATATACAG CTAGATGTGAGTGAACACTTGAGACATTTACATAAAAAGGATCTCCGGAAAGTTGTAGACTTGGTACTCTCTCATCAG GGCATCAGGAATAAAAATAGGCTGATACTATCTCTCCTCGAGCGACTTGTGTGTTATAATCCCACTGTGTACCGGGATCAACTAATCCGCCTTTCTGCACTCAACAACGTCAATTATTATGAG TTAGCAATAAAGTCAAATAAATTGCTAGGGCAGATAAAGCGTAGTGAAATTCGCGCCAGTATAGCTAGAAGTCTTTCAGAATCAGAAACGTCTAGCGAAGACGGTGTAAACGTTGACAAGCTGAAATGTAAAGGTTCCATAACTGAACAAATGGAAGCTTTTGTGAATGCTCCTTTGTCTGTTGAAGATGCAATTTTTGATCTATTTGCTCACACTGATGACACCCTTCAGCAACGGGCTGTTGAGATTTATATACGCAGATTATATCAG CCCTTTTTTGTTAGAGGAAGTATGAGAATGAAAGGGCTCAACTCGGGACTTATAGCTTCTTGGGAGTTCTTGGAAAAGCATGGTAAGAGAAAGAATGGGTGTGAAGATGAAGTCTTGGATGAATCATTTGTTGGGAAACACTGTGGGAGGAAGTGTGCGGCAATGGTTGTCATTAAATCTCTAGAGTTCTTTCCTACAATGTTAACTGCTGCGTTGAGTGAAGTAACTAATAATTTGAAAGCCCTACTTCCCTTGGGGTCCTACCATCCAACTATTTGTGGTAATATACTGCACATTGCATTGTTAGGCACCAACAACCAAATGAGTTTACTCCATCAAAG TTATGAAGTTCAGGCTCAAGATATAATCAAGAAATTGACAAAAATATTAAAGGAGGGCGAAATAAGCTCGTGTCTCCAAGATGCAGGAGTGAGAGTCATCAGCTCTATCATACAGATAGATGACGTCCAGGGAGTTATGAGGCACTCTTTTCATTGGTCAGCAGAAAAACTTGAATATGTGGAGGAACCTATATTGAGCCATCCGGACCCCCTTCTATCCTCATACCTTGAGCTG GACAAACTCAGGGGGTTTGGTACTTTACATTATACACCATCTCAAGATAAACTTTGGCACCTGTACACTGCTCGAGACAAGCGACTTCCTATACGGAGAATGTTTCTCAGAGGACTTGTGAGACAACCACTATCAGCTGAGGATCAGGATGGAATTATACAATCTTTGCCAACTTTGTCCTCTACTTCAAGGAGTATTTTGAGGTCCTTAACGTCTGCAATAGATGCACTTCAACTAAGTTTCCTTGATTCTTCCGCCAGATCTGACCATGCTCAAATCTACCTTTGTATCTTGCCGGAGCAAAAAATGGATGATGTTTTACCCGATCACAA AAGAGAGCAGATGACTGGCTTGCAAGAAGAACCTGCAGTTGAGAAAATCTTGGATGAGATGGCACATGAGATTAATGCATCAATTGGTTTTAAAATGTATAGTTTAGGTGTTTGTGAATGGGAAGTTAAGCTTTGGATATCTTCTGAAGGAGAAGCCAATGGGGCTTGGAGAGTTGTGGTCAAAGATATAACTGGTCACGCCAGCATTGTGCAT ATCTACAGGGAAGTTAAGGATTCCAACAacaagaatatggtctattattCAACTTCTGGACGGGGTCCCTTACATTGCTTGCCTGTGAATGCACAATATAAGCCACTGGGAATGCTGGACCAGAAACGTCTCGTAGCCAGGAAATATGGGACAACctattgttatgattttcctCTG GCATTTGAGGTAGCATTGGACAAATTATGGATCCAGCATCCTGGAATTAAAAAGCCTACGGATAAAGCCATCTTAAGAGTCACGGAATTTATTTTTGCTGACAGAGATGCTGTCTGGTGTTCTCCTCTTGTTTCCGTGGAGCGAAAGCCTGGGGTTAATGATATTGGCTTAGTTGCCTGGCGCATGGAAATGTCAACACCTGAATTTCCTTCAGGGAGGACCATTATTGTCATATCTAATGATGTAAACTTCAAAAGCGGTTCATTTGGCCCTGAAGAGAATGCATTTTTTACGGCAGTAAGCAACTTTGCTTGCTCTAACAAATTACCACTTATTTACCTGGCAGCGACCTCAGGCTCCCGTATTGCTCTGGAGGATGAGGTAAAAGCTTGCTTTAGAGTTGGCTGGTTTAATGAATCAAACCCGCAGGATGGTTTTGAATATGTTTACTTGACTCCTGAGGATTATTCACGGATTGGATCTCATGTGATATCACATGAATTAAAGCTGCCAAATGGAGAAATCCGATGGGTAATAGACACTATTCTGGGTAAAGTCGATTCAGATGCTATAATGAAGGAAGGTGATCTAGTTTTGGACATCATAAATGGCACGGGAGCTATTGCCCGTGCGTATTTAAAGGCATATAAAGAGACTTTTACCTTGACCTATGTGACTGGTACAACTGTCGGGATAGGTGCTTATCTTGCTCGTTTTGGTATACGGTGTATTCAAAGGCACGATCAACCGATTCTTCTGACTGGTTTCTCTGCACTGAACAAGCTTCTGAAACGGGAAGTATATAGCTCAAACATGCAAATTGGAGGACCTAACATTATGGCTACAAATGGAGTTGTTCATCTCACAGTTTCTGATGATGTTGAGGGTATATCAGCAATTTTGAAGTGGTTAAGCTTTCTTCCACCATACTCTGGTGGTCCACTCCCCAGTTTGACTTCCCCAGATCCTCCCGAGAGACCTGTTGAATATATACCCGAGACCTCGTGCGATCCCTATTCAGCAATACGTGGTACTATGGATGCTAATGGGAAATGGCTTGGAGGCATATTCGACAAGGATAGCTTCATTGAGACACAGGAGGGTTGGGCAAGAACTGTCGTGACCGGCCGTGGTAAACTTGGTGGAATACCCGTAGGAATTATTGCTGCCGAGACTCGAACTCAGATGCTAGTAATTCCGGCAGATCCTGGACAACCAGATTCTAGTGAAAGGGTCGTCCCACAAGCAGGGCAGTTGTGGCATCCTGATTCTTCCACTAAGGCTGCTCAAGCAGTATTGGACTTCAATCAAGAAGGGCTGCCACTCTTCATGCTCGCCAATTGGAGAGGCTTCTCAGGTGGACAAAAAGATCTCTTCGAAGGTATCCTCCAGACTGGATCAGAAATAGTGGGGAATCTTCGGAATTACCGACAACCCATTTTCATATACATTCCTATAATGGGCGAGCTTCGGGGTGGATCATGGGTGGTCGTTGACAGAAATGTTAATCCAGACCATGTCGAATCATATGCTGAGGTGACAGCTAAAGGAAATATCCTTGAGCCAGAAGGTATGATTGAGATCAAGTTTCGAACTAGGGATCTGTTAGAATGCATGGGCAGGCTTGATCATAAGCTACTGAATCTGAAGTTGAAATGTTTGGAAGACGGAAGCTCTGGAACACGTGAAACCACGGAAGATCtacaaaagcaaataaaatcCCGTGAGAATCAACTTTTGCCAGTTTACACTGATGTAGCTTTAAAGTTTGCAGATCTTCATGATACTGCAGCAACTCTTGCGAACGTTGGGGCAATCAGAGAAGTTGTTGAATGGACAAATTCTCGATACTATTTCTACAACAGATTGCGTAGGAGAACATGTGAAAATGACATGATCAAGAATGTGATGGATGCTGCTGGTAACCACCTACAGTATAAATCTGCAAGGGAAATGATTAAAAGTTGGTTCTTGAATTCAAAGATCGTAAACAACAAAGATGGAGCTTCTTGGAAGGATGATGAAGCTTTTTTCTCCTGGAAAGATGACTCCAGAAACTACGAGGGAAAGCTACACGACTTGCGTGTACAAAAACTTTTGCTGCAACTGCTCGACATCAGCAATTCTCCACAGGATTTATCGGTGTTACCTCAAAGTCTTGATGCCTTCCTGGAAAAG GTAGATCCATTGATCAGAGATCATTTGGTAGATAAACTAAAAGTGGGATCAAAGTGA